A portion of the Citrobacter rodentium NBRC 105723 = DSM 16636 genome contains these proteins:
- the putP gene encoding sodium/proline symporter PutP: protein MAISTPMLVTFCIYIFGMILIGFIAWRSTKNFDDYILGGRSLGPFVTALSAGASDMSGWLLMGLPGAIFLSGISESWIAIGLTLGAWINWKLVAGRLRVHTEHNNNALTLPDYFTGRFEDKSRILRIISALVILLFFTIYCASGIVAGARLFESTFGMSYETALWAGAAATILYTFIGGFLAVSWTDTVQASLMIFALILTPVIVIISVGGFGDSLEVIKQKSIENVDMLKGLNFVAIISLMGWGLGYFGQPHILARFMAADSHHSIVHARRISMAWMILCLAGAVAVGFFGIAYFNNNPAQAGAVNQNAERVFIELAQILFNPWIAGILLSAILAAVMSTLSCQLLVCSSAITEDLYKAFLRKGASQQELVWVGRIMVLVVALVAIALAANPDNRVLGLVSYAWAGFGAAFGPVVLFSVMWSRMTRNGALAGMVIGAATVIIWKQFGWLDLYEIIPGFIFGSIGIVIFSLLGKAPSAAMMQRFAEADTHYHSAPPSRLQEN, encoded by the coding sequence ATGGCAATTAGCACACCGATGCTGGTGACATTCTGTATTTATATTTTTGGCATGATACTGATTGGTTTTATCGCCTGGCGTTCAACCAAAAACTTTGATGATTATATTTTAGGTGGCCGCAGCCTTGGCCCCTTCGTCACGGCATTATCCGCAGGCGCATCGGATATGAGCGGCTGGTTGCTAATGGGGTTGCCCGGGGCGATTTTCCTGTCCGGTATTTCAGAAAGCTGGATCGCCATTGGCCTGACGCTGGGCGCGTGGATCAACTGGAAGCTGGTCGCCGGTCGCCTGCGCGTTCATACTGAACACAATAATAACGCCCTGACGCTGCCGGACTATTTTACCGGCCGTTTCGAAGACAAAAGCCGAATCCTGCGTATTATCTCCGCGCTGGTGATCCTGCTGTTCTTTACCATCTACTGCGCTTCCGGGATTGTGGCTGGCGCGCGTCTGTTTGAAAGCACCTTCGGCATGAGCTACGAAACCGCCCTGTGGGCAGGCGCGGCGGCGACCATTCTTTATACCTTTATCGGCGGCTTTCTGGCGGTAAGCTGGACCGATACCGTGCAGGCCAGCCTGATGATTTTCGCGCTGATCCTGACGCCGGTGATAGTGATTATCAGCGTGGGCGGCTTTGGCGACTCGCTGGAAGTGATTAAGCAAAAAAGTATTGAAAACGTCGATATGCTCAAAGGGCTGAATTTCGTCGCTATCATCTCCCTGATGGGGTGGGGATTGGGCTACTTCGGCCAGCCGCATATTCTGGCGCGCTTTATGGCGGCGGATTCTCATCACAGCATCGTTCACGCGCGTCGTATCAGTATGGCCTGGATGATCCTCTGCCTTGCAGGCGCGGTGGCGGTCGGCTTCTTCGGCATCGCTTACTTTAATAATAATCCGGCGCAGGCTGGCGCGGTGAATCAGAACGCCGAGCGCGTGTTCATTGAACTTGCGCAAATCCTGTTTAACCCGTGGATTGCCGGTATTCTGCTCTCCGCCATTCTGGCGGCGGTGATGTCAACGCTGAGCTGCCAGCTGCTGGTTTGCTCCAGCGCGATTACCGAAGATCTGTATAAGGCGTTTCTGCGCAAAGGCGCCAGCCAGCAGGAGCTGGTGTGGGTAGGGCGTATTATGGTGCTGGTGGTCGCGCTGGTGGCTATTGCGCTGGCTGCGAACCCGGATAACCGCGTACTGGGACTGGTGAGCTACGCGTGGGCCGGTTTCGGTGCCGCCTTTGGCCCGGTGGTGCTGTTCTCCGTCATGTGGTCGCGCATGACCCGCAACGGCGCGCTGGCGGGAATGGTTATCGGCGCGGCAACCGTCATCATCTGGAAACAGTTCGGCTGGCTGGATCTGTATGAAATCATTCCGGGCTTTATTTTTGGCAGTATCGGGATCGTTATTTTCAGCCTGCTGGGTAAGGCGCCGTCAGCTGCCATGATGCAACGCTTCGCCGAGGCGGATACGCATTACCATTCCGCGCCGCCATCGCGTTTGCAGGAAAACTAA
- the putA gene encoding trifunctional transcriptional regulator/proline dehydrogenase/L-glutamate gamma-semialdehyde dehydrogenase — protein sequence MGTTTMGVKLDDATRERIKSAATRIDRTPHWLIKQAIFTYLEKLESEEALPELPALLAGAANESDEAVSPQEETHQPFLEFAEQILPQSVSRAAITAAWRRSETDAVSMLMEQARLPQPVAEQAHRLAYQLADKLRNQKTASGRAGMVQGLLQEFSLSSQEGVALMCLAEALLRIPDKATRDALIRDKISNGNWHSHIGRSPSLFVNAATWGLLFTGKLVSTHNEANLSRSLNRIIGKRGEPLIRKGVDMAMRLMGEQFVTGETIAEALANARKLEEKGFRYSYDMLGEAALTAADAQAYMVSYQQAIHAIGKASNGRGIYEGPGISIKLSALHPRYSRAQYDRVMEELYPRLKSLTLLARQYDIGINIDAEEADRLEISLDLLEKLCFEPELAGWNGIGFVIQAYQKRCPFVIDYLIDLATRSRRRLMIRLVKGAYWDSEIKRAQMEGLEGYPVYTRKVYTDVSYLACAKKLLAVPNLIYPQFATHNAHTLAAIYHLAGQNYYPGQYEFQCLHGMGEPLYEQVTGKVADGKLNRPCRIYAPVGTHETLLAYLVRRLLENGANTSFVNRIADTTLPLDELVADPVEAVEKLAQQEGQSGLPHPKIPLPRDLYGKGRANSAGLDLANEHRLASLSSALLNSALQKWQAKPVLEEAVAEGEMSPVVNPAEPKDIVGFAREASEAEVEQALQSAVNSAPIWFATPPQERAAILHRAAVLMEGQMQTLIGILVREAGKTFSNAIAEVREAVDFLHYYAGQVRDDFDNETHRPLGPVVCISPWNFPLAIFTGQIAAALAAGNSVLAKPAEQTPLIAAQGIAILLEAGVPPGVVQLLPGRGETVGAKLTADSRVRGVMFTGSTEVATLLQRSIATRLDAQGRPIPLIAETGGMNAMIVDSSALTEQVVVDVLASAFDSAGQRCSALRVLCLQDDIADHTLKMLRGAMAECRMGNPGRLTTDIGPVIDEEAKNNIERHIQAMRAKGRPVFQAVRENSDDAREWQSGTFVPPTLIELESFDELQKEVFGPVLHVVRYNRNSLEALIKQINASGYGLTLGVHTRIDETIAQVTGSAHVGNLYVNRNMVGAVVGVQPFGGEGLSGTGPKAGGPLYLYRLLANRPENALSITLARQDAEYPVDAQLKTALIAPLEALSEWAANNPALRQLCQRFAELAQAGTQRLLPGPTGERNTWSLLPRERVLCIADEEQDALVQLAAVMSVGSLALWPDDTLHRDLAKRLPAAVTARIQFAGADALTAQAFDAVIFHGDSDQLRALCEAVAAREGAIVSMQGFARGESNILLERLYIERSLSVNTAAAGGNASLMTIG from the coding sequence ATGGGAACCACCACGATGGGGGTCAAACTCGACGACGCTACGCGGGAGCGAATTAAATCAGCGGCGACGCGCATCGATCGCACGCCGCACTGGCTGATTAAGCAGGCCATTTTTACCTACCTCGAAAAACTGGAAAGTGAAGAGGCGCTGCCGGAGCTTCCCGCGCTGCTGGCCGGAGCGGCGAATGAGAGCGATGAAGCCGTTTCACCGCAGGAAGAGACGCACCAGCCGTTCCTCGAATTTGCCGAACAGATCCTCCCGCAGTCGGTGTCACGCGCCGCCATTACCGCCGCCTGGCGTCGTTCTGAAACCGACGCGGTTTCCATGCTGATGGAGCAGGCGCGCCTGCCGCAGCCGGTCGCTGAACAGGCGCACCGACTGGCGTATCAGTTGGCGGATAAATTGCGCAACCAGAAAACCGCCAGCGGCCGCGCCGGAATGGTGCAGGGCCTGTTGCAGGAGTTCTCGCTCTCCTCGCAGGAAGGCGTTGCCCTGATGTGCCTGGCGGAGGCGCTGCTGCGGATCCCGGACAAAGCGACGCGCGATGCGCTGATTCGCGACAAAATCAGCAACGGCAACTGGCATTCGCACATTGGCCGCAGCCCGTCGCTGTTTGTTAACGCCGCCACCTGGGGACTGCTGTTTACCGGCAAACTGGTATCCACCCATAATGAAGCCAACCTCTCTCGTTCGCTGAACCGCATTATCGGTAAGCGCGGCGAACCGCTGATCCGCAAAGGCGTCGACATGGCGATGCGCCTGATGGGCGAACAGTTCGTCACCGGCGAAACGATAGCCGAAGCGCTGGCGAACGCGCGTAAGCTGGAAGAGAAAGGCTTCCGCTACTCCTACGATATGCTCGGCGAAGCCGCGCTCACCGCCGCCGATGCCCAGGCCTATATGGTCTCCTACCAGCAGGCGATCCACGCTATCGGCAAAGCCTCTAACGGTCGCGGCATCTATGAGGGTCCCGGCATCTCAATTAAGCTCTCCGCCCTGCATCCGCGCTACAGCCGCGCGCAGTACGATCGGGTAATGGAAGAGCTTTATCCGCGCCTGAAGTCGCTGACGCTGCTGGCGCGCCAGTACGATATCGGCATCAACATTGACGCGGAAGAAGCCGACCGGCTGGAGATCTCCTTAGATCTGCTGGAAAAACTGTGTTTCGAACCGGAACTGGCCGGCTGGAACGGCATCGGCTTCGTGATTCAGGCCTATCAGAAACGCTGCCCGTTCGTCATTGATTATCTGATCGATCTGGCGACCCGCAGCCGCCGTCGTCTGATGATTCGTCTGGTGAAGGGCGCCTACTGGGACAGCGAAATCAAGCGCGCCCAAATGGAGGGTCTGGAAGGCTATCCGGTCTATACCCGCAAGGTCTATACCGACGTCTCTTACCTGGCCTGCGCGAAGAAGCTGCTGGCGGTGCCTAATCTGATCTATCCGCAGTTCGCCACCCATAACGCCCACACCCTGGCGGCGATCTACCATCTCGCCGGTCAGAACTACTATCCGGGCCAGTACGAGTTCCAGTGCCTGCACGGCATGGGCGAACCGCTGTATGAGCAGGTCACCGGTAAAGTGGCGGATGGCAAGCTGAACCGTCCGTGTCGCATTTATGCGCCGGTGGGCACCCATGAAACGCTGCTGGCGTATCTGGTACGTCGTCTGCTGGAAAACGGGGCGAACACGTCGTTTGTTAACCGTATTGCCGATACCACCCTGCCGCTGGATGAGCTGGTGGCCGACCCGGTAGAGGCTGTCGAAAAGCTGGCGCAGCAGGAAGGTCAGAGCGGCCTGCCGCATCCGAAAATCCCGCTGCCGCGCGATCTCTACGGTAAAGGCCGCGCAAACTCCGCCGGGCTGGATCTCGCCAACGAACACCGTCTGGCTTCCCTCTCCTCTGCCCTGCTTAACAGCGCGCTGCAAAAATGGCAGGCGAAGCCCGTGCTGGAAGAGGCGGTCGCCGAAGGCGAAATGAGCCCGGTGGTTAACCCCGCCGAGCCGAAGGACATTGTCGGCTTTGCGCGTGAAGCCAGCGAGGCGGAAGTGGAGCAGGCGCTGCAAAGCGCGGTAAACAGTGCGCCAATCTGGTTTGCCACTCCGCCGCAGGAACGCGCGGCGATCCTGCATCGCGCTGCGGTACTAATGGAAGGCCAGATGCAGACGCTGATCGGCATTCTGGTGCGCGAAGCCGGAAAAACCTTCAGCAACGCGATTGCCGAAGTCCGCGAAGCGGTGGATTTCCTGCATTATTACGCTGGCCAGGTACGCGACGATTTTGATAACGAAACGCACCGCCCGCTGGGGCCGGTGGTCTGTATCAGCCCGTGGAACTTCCCGCTAGCCATCTTCACCGGCCAAATCGCCGCCGCGCTGGCCGCGGGCAACAGCGTGCTGGCTAAACCGGCGGAGCAGACCCCGCTTATCGCCGCTCAGGGCATTGCGATTCTGCTGGAAGCGGGCGTACCGCCAGGCGTCGTACAGCTGCTGCCGGGACGCGGGGAAACCGTGGGTGCGAAGTTGACCGCCGACAGCCGCGTTCGCGGCGTGATGTTTACCGGTTCGACGGAAGTTGCGACGCTGCTGCAACGTAGCATCGCCACCCGTCTGGACGCGCAGGGACGCCCAATTCCGTTGATCGCCGAAACCGGCGGTATGAACGCCATGATTGTCGACTCTTCGGCGCTGACCGAACAGGTGGTGGTCGACGTGCTGGCCTCGGCGTTTGACAGCGCCGGACAGCGCTGCTCGGCCCTGCGCGTACTTTGCCTGCAGGATGACATTGCCGACCACACGCTGAAAATGCTGCGCGGCGCAATGGCGGAGTGCCGGATGGGCAATCCGGGACGTCTCACCACCGATATCGGTCCGGTGATTGATGAAGAAGCGAAAAATAATATCGAACGCCATATTCAGGCAATGCGCGCGAAAGGCCGCCCGGTATTCCAGGCGGTGCGTGAAAACAGCGATGACGCCCGCGAGTGGCAGAGCGGCACCTTTGTGCCGCCGACGCTGATTGAACTGGAGAGCTTTGATGAGCTGCAAAAAGAGGTCTTCGGTCCGGTACTGCACGTGGTGCGCTACAACCGAAATAGTCTGGAAGCATTGATTAAACAAATTAACGCTTCCGGCTATGGCCTGACGCTGGGCGTGCATACGCGCATTGATGAAACCATCGCCCAGGTCACCGGTTCGGCGCATGTCGGCAACCTGTATGTCAACCGCAATATGGTTGGCGCGGTGGTCGGCGTCCAGCCGTTCGGCGGCGAAGGGCTGTCGGGCACCGGACCGAAAGCGGGCGGTCCGCTGTATCTCTATCGCCTGCTGGCGAACCGTCCGGAGAATGCGCTGTCGATTACGCTGGCTCGACAGGATGCAGAGTATCCGGTTGACGCGCAGCTGAAAACCGCGCTCATCGCGCCGCTGGAGGCGTTAAGCGAATGGGCGGCCAACAACCCTGCCCTGCGCCAGCTGTGCCAGCGGTTCGCCGAGCTGGCGCAGGCCGGTACGCAGCGTCTGTTGCCGGGTCCGACCGGCGAGCGCAACACCTGGTCGCTGCTGCCGCGTGAGCGGGTGCTATGCATTGCCGATGAGGAGCAGGATGCGCTGGTCCAGCTTGCGGCGGTCATGTCGGTCGGCAGTCTGGCTCTGTGGCCGGACGATACGCTTCATCGCGATCTGGCAAAACGTCTGCCCGCGGCGGTGACGGCGCGCATTCAGTTTGCCGGAGCCGACGCTCTGACCGCGCAGGCGTTTGACGCAGTCATTTTCCACGGCGACTCCGACCAGCTCCGCGCGCTGTGTGAAGCGGTGGCCGCCCGCGAAGGGGCGATTGTCTCGATGCAGGGCTTTGCCCGCGGTGAAAGCAATATTCTGCTGGAACGGCTGTATATTGAACGCTCGCTGAGCGTCAACACCGCCGCCGCCGGTGGTAACGCAAGCCTGATGACAATCGGCTAA
- a CDS encoding lysozyme inhibitor LprI family protein — MKKIFLAGAALLLSASALADECANAATQADMNACAITQYQTADKKLNETFRNALERAAEPQRELLKKAQNAWIAVRDADCALIASGTEGGSAQVMIANQCLADKTDEREAFLASLLQCEEGDMSCPLPPAG, encoded by the coding sequence ATGAAAAAAATATTTCTCGCAGGCGCGGCGCTGCTGCTGAGCGCCAGCGCGCTGGCCGATGAGTGCGCGAATGCCGCAACCCAGGCCGACATGAACGCCTGCGCCATCACGCAATATCAGACGGCGGATAAAAAACTCAACGAAACCTTCCGCAATGCGCTGGAGCGCGCGGCGGAACCACAGCGCGAGCTGCTGAAAAAGGCGCAGAACGCGTGGATTGCGGTACGCGATGCCGACTGCGCGCTGATCGCATCCGGCACCGAGGGCGGCAGCGCCCAGGTAATGATTGCCAACCAGTGTCTGGCGGACAAAACCGACGAGCGCGAGGCCTTTCTTGCTTCTCTGCTGCAATGTGAAGAAGGCGATATGAGCTGCCCGTTGCCGCCAGCCGGTTAA
- the rutR gene encoding HTH-type transcriptional regulator RutR, whose protein sequence is MAQQAENKAAKNTGKRSQAVSAKRQAILTAALNSFSQFGFHGTRIDQVAEYAGVSKTNLLYYYPSKEALYIAVLRQILDIWLAPLKAFREDFAPLEAIREYIRLKLEVSRDYPQASRLFCMEMLAGAPLLMDELTSDLKTLIDEKSALIAGWVRKGKLAPIDPHHLIFMIWASTQHYADFAPQVEAVTGATLPDEAFFNQTVENVQRMIIEGIRVR, encoded by the coding sequence ATGGCTCAGCAGGCGGAGAACAAAGCCGCAAAGAACACAGGTAAGCGCTCGCAGGCCGTCAGCGCAAAACGCCAGGCCATCTTAACTGCCGCGCTGAATAGTTTTTCTCAGTTTGGATTTCACGGCACGCGAATTGACCAGGTCGCCGAATATGCCGGCGTCTCCAAAACCAATTTACTCTATTACTACCCGTCAAAAGAGGCGCTGTATATCGCGGTGCTGCGGCAGATCCTCGATATCTGGCTGGCGCCGTTAAAAGCGTTTCGGGAAGATTTCGCCCCGCTGGAAGCTATCCGTGAATATATCCGGCTGAAGCTGGAGGTATCCCGCGATTATCCGCAGGCCTCAAGACTGTTCTGCATGGAGATGCTGGCCGGCGCGCCGCTGTTAATGGATGAACTGACGAGCGATCTGAAAACCTTAATAGATGAAAAGTCGGCGCTGATAGCCGGATGGGTCAGGAAAGGAAAACTGGCGCCGATCGATCCGCATCATCTCATTTTTATGATCTGGGCTTCGACCCAGCATTACGCCGATTTTGCGCCGCAGGTGGAGGCGGTGACCGGCGCAACCTTGCCGGATGAAGCCTTTTTTAATCAGACGGTCGAGAACGTTCAGCGCATGATTATTGAAGGTATTCGCGTCCGTTAA
- a CDS encoding general stress protein, with translation MANHRGGSGNFAEDRERASEAGRKGGQHSGGNFKNDPQRASEAGKKGGKSSGGNRNS, from the coding sequence ATGGCAAACCATCGCGGCGGTTCCGGTAATTTTGCCGAAGACCGTGAAAGAGCATCAGAAGCAGGGCGTAAAGGTGGTCAGCACAGCGGGGGTAACTTCAAAAATGACCCGCAGCGTGCATCTGAAGCAGGTAAGAAAGGGGGCAAAAGCAGCGGCGGTAACCGTAACAGCTAG
- the wrbA gene encoding NAD(P)H:quinone oxidoreductase, with the protein MAKVLVLYYSMYGHIETMAHAVAEGARKVNGAEVVVKRVPETMAPEIFAKAGGKAQDAPVATPQELADYDAIIFGTPTRFGNMSGQMRTFLDQTGGLWASGALYGKIASVFSSTGTGGGQEQTITSTWTTLAHHGMVIVPIGYAAQELFDISQVRGGTPYGATTIAGGDGSRQPSPQELSIARYQGEYVAGLAVKLNG; encoded by the coding sequence ATGGCGAAAGTTCTGGTGCTTTATTATTCCATGTATGGACACATCGAAACGATGGCACATGCGGTTGCAGAAGGGGCGCGCAAAGTGAATGGCGCAGAGGTGGTTGTTAAACGCGTACCGGAAACCATGGCGCCTGAGATCTTCGCCAAAGCGGGCGGAAAAGCGCAGGACGCTCCCGTCGCCACCCCGCAGGAACTGGCGGATTACGATGCGATTATTTTTGGTACGCCTACGCGTTTTGGCAATATGTCAGGCCAGATGCGCACCTTCCTCGATCAGACCGGCGGCCTGTGGGCGTCCGGAGCGCTGTACGGCAAAATCGCCAGCGTGTTCAGTTCTACCGGCACCGGCGGCGGCCAGGAACAGACCATTACCTCCACATGGACTACACTTGCCCATCATGGGATGGTCATTGTGCCGATCGGCTATGCCGCTCAGGAGCTGTTTGATATTTCACAGGTTCGCGGCGGTACGCCCTACGGCGCAACCACCATCGCTGGCGGCGACGGCTCCCGGCAGCCGAGCCCGCAAGAGCTGTCTATCGCGCGTTATCAGGGTGAATACGTTGCCGGTCTGGCAGTTAAGCTCAACGGCTAA
- a CDS encoding YccJ family protein, whose translation MPSQEAKAHHVGEWASLRNTSPEIAEAIFEVAGYDEKLAEKIWEEGSDEVLIKAFDKTDKDSLFWGEQTIERKNV comes from the coding sequence ATGCCATCTCAAGAAGCAAAAGCACATCACGTCGGTGAATGGGCAAGTCTGCGCAATACGTCACCAGAAATAGCCGAGGCTATCTTTGAAGTTGCCGGGTATGACGAGAAACTGGCCGAAAAAATATGGGAAGAAGGCAGCGATGAAGTGCTGATCAAGGCCTTTGACAAAACGGATAAAGATTCGCTCTTTTGGGGCGAGCAAACCATTGAACGCAAAAACGTGTAA
- the agp gene encoding bifunctional glucose-1-phosphatase/inositol phosphatase, translated as MKKTLIAAAVAGVVMLSSGAQAQTTPEGYQLQQVLMMSRHNLRAPLANNGSVLEQSTPNKWPEWDVPGGQLTTKGGVLEVYMGHYMREWLAAQGMVKSGECPAPDAVYAYANSLQRTVATAQFFITGAFPGCDVPVHHQEKMGTMDPTFNPVITDDSPTFSEQAVRAMEKERAGMQLDDSYKLLEQMTRFKDSPSCKEKQLCSLTEAKDTFSAKYQQEPGVSGPLKVGNSLVDAFTLQYYEGFPMDQVAWGEIKTDQQWKVLSKLKNGYQDSLFTSVEVARNVAAPLVKYIDKALVTDRLNAPKITVLVGHDSNIASLLTALDFKPYQLHDQHERTPIGGKIVFQRWHDGKGNRDLMKIEYVYQSAEQLRNAEVLTLKSPAQRVTLELKGCPIDANGFCPIDKFDALLNEAAK; from the coding sequence ATGAAAAAAACGTTAATTGCCGCCGCAGTGGCAGGGGTTGTCATGCTGTCTTCCGGCGCGCAGGCGCAGACCACGCCGGAGGGGTACCAGTTACAGCAGGTTTTGATGATGAGCCGACACAATTTGCGCGCGCCGCTGGCGAATAACGGCAGCGTGCTGGAACAGTCCACGCCAAATAAATGGCCTGAATGGGATGTTCCGGGCGGCCAGCTCACCACCAAGGGTGGGGTGCTGGAGGTGTATATGGGCCACTACATGCGTGAATGGCTGGCCGCACAGGGAATGGTGAAATCCGGCGAATGCCCGGCGCCTGACGCGGTCTATGCCTATGCCAACAGCCTGCAACGCACCGTTGCCACCGCTCAGTTCTTTATTACCGGCGCGTTCCCCGGCTGCGATGTGCCGGTACACCATCAGGAAAAGATGGGCACGATGGACCCGACCTTTAACCCGGTGATCACCGATGATTCGCCGACGTTCAGTGAGCAGGCGGTCCGGGCGATGGAAAAAGAGCGCGCGGGGATGCAGCTTGATGACAGCTATAAGCTGCTTGAGCAGATGACCCGCTTCAAAGATTCCCCGTCGTGCAAAGAAAAACAGCTCTGTTCGCTGACGGAAGCCAAAGATACCTTTAGCGCGAAGTATCAGCAGGAACCGGGCGTTTCGGGTCCACTGAAGGTGGGGAACTCGCTGGTTGACGCTTTCACTCTGCAATACTACGAAGGTTTCCCGATGGATCAGGTCGCCTGGGGCGAAATTAAAACCGATCAGCAATGGAAGGTGCTGTCGAAACTGAAAAACGGTTATCAGGACAGCCTGTTTACCTCCGTGGAGGTGGCGCGCAACGTTGCTGCGCCGTTGGTGAAATATATTGATAAAGCGCTGGTGACCGACCGTCTTAACGCGCCGAAAATTACCGTGCTGGTGGGGCATGACTCAAATATCGCTTCGCTGCTGACGGCGCTGGACTTTAAGCCCTACCAGCTGCATGACCAGCACGAGCGCACGCCGATCGGCGGAAAAATTGTTTTCCAGCGCTGGCATGACGGCAAAGGGAATCGCGATCTGATGAAAATTGAGTATGTGTATCAGAGCGCCGAACAGCTGCGTAACGCAGAGGTGCTGACGTTGAAATCGCCGGCCCAGCGCGTTACCCTGGAGCTGAAGGGCTGCCCGATCGACGCCAATGGTTTCTGCCCAATCGATAAATTTGATGCGCTGCTGAACGAGGCGGCTAAATAA
- the cbpA gene encoding curved DNA-binding protein, giving the protein MELKDYYAIMGVKPTDDLKTIKTAYRRLARKYHPDISKEPDAEARFKEIAEAWEVLSDEQRRAEYDQLWQHRNDPQFNRQFQQSGSQSYSAEDFDDIFSSIFGQHGGHTRQRHASRGHDIEIEVAVFLEETLAEHRRTISYNLPVYNAFGMVEREIPKTLNVKIPAGVGNGQRIRLKGQGTPGENGGPNGDLWLVIHIAPHPLFDVVNQDLEIVVPLAPWEAALGAKIAVPTLKENILVTIPPGSQAGQRLRIKGKGLTGKKQTGDLYVVIKVVMPPNPDERTAALWQQLAAAQSGFDPRKEWGKA; this is encoded by the coding sequence ATGGAATTAAAGGATTATTACGCCATCATGGGCGTAAAGCCGACGGACGATCTCAAGACGATCAAGACCGCTTACCGCCGACTGGCCCGCAAGTACCATCCCGATATCAGTAAAGAACCCGACGCCGAAGCCCGCTTCAAAGAGATTGCCGAAGCGTGGGAAGTGCTGAGCGATGAACAGCGCCGCGCCGAATACGACCAGCTCTGGCAGCACCGTAACGACCCGCAGTTTAACCGCCAGTTTCAGCAGAGCGGAAGCCAGAGCTATAGCGCCGAAGATTTTGACGATATCTTTTCCTCGATTTTTGGTCAGCATGGCGGGCATACGCGCCAGCGTCACGCCAGCCGCGGGCATGATATTGAAATTGAGGTGGCGGTTTTCCTTGAAGAAACCCTCGCCGAACATCGCCGTACCATCAGCTATAACCTGCCGGTGTATAACGCCTTCGGCATGGTTGAACGCGAAATTCCCAAAACGCTTAACGTTAAAATCCCGGCAGGGGTCGGCAACGGCCAGCGCATTCGCCTGAAAGGCCAGGGCACGCCGGGGGAAAACGGTGGGCCGAACGGCGACCTGTGGCTGGTTATTCATATTGCGCCCCATCCGCTGTTTGACGTGGTTAATCAGGACCTGGAGATCGTCGTACCGCTCGCCCCGTGGGAAGCCGCGCTGGGCGCGAAAATTGCGGTGCCGACGCTGAAAGAGAATATTCTGGTCACCATTCCTCCCGGCAGCCAGGCCGGGCAACGCCTGCGCATTAAAGGTAAAGGTCTGACAGGCAAAAAACAGACCGGTGATTTGTACGTGGTAATTAAGGTGGTCATGCCGCCGAATCCGGATGAACGGACGGCCGCGCTGTGGCAGCAACTGGCAGCGGCGCAGTCAGGATTTGATCCGCGCAAAGAGTGGGGGAAAGCATAA
- the cbpM gene encoding chaperone modulator CbpM, with protein MANVTFTFTVTEFCLHTGVTEEELNELVGLGVVEPYDDAASGWQFDDRAAAVVQRALRLHQELALDWPGIAVALTLLEDNRRLRQENRLLRQRLSRFIVHP; from the coding sequence ATGGCAAACGTCACTTTCACTTTTACGGTTACTGAATTTTGCCTGCATACCGGGGTAACGGAAGAGGAGCTGAACGAGCTGGTCGGGCTGGGCGTGGTTGAGCCTTATGACGATGCCGCCTCCGGCTGGCAGTTTGACGATCGCGCCGCAGCGGTGGTGCAGCGCGCCCTGCGGCTGCACCAGGAGCTGGCGCTTGACTGGCCGGGTATCGCCGTCGCCCTCACCCTGCTGGAAGATAACCGCCGCCTGCGCCAGGAAAATCGCCTGCTGCGACAGCGGCTGTCGCGCTTTATTGTCCATCCATAA